DNA sequence from the Streptomyces sp. HUAS 15-9 genome:
TCGGCCCGCGGCTCGTACGGGTCGTCGACCCCGTTTCAGTTCGCCCGCGGCCTGCTTGGCGTACAGGCCCTTCACATCCCGTTCGCCGCACACCTCCACCCGGGTGGCGACATGCACCTCCAGGTAGGGCGTGGCGCTCTTCTCGTGCCGGGCCCGCACCGCGTCGCGGCTGTCGGCGTACGGCGCGATGACCGGCACGACGGACAGCACGCCGTTGCGCACGAGCACCTCGGAGACGAGCCCGATGCGTTGTGGGACGTGTGTTGTGGCCGGGCTCACAGCCCGGCGAACGCGGCCCCCGCGTCCCGCAGCCGCTCGTGGAGTCCCCGGAACACCTCGGCCGACCGCGCGCCCGGCCAGTTCGCGGGCAGCAGGTGCACGGGGAGGCCGGGGTCGGTGTAGGGGAGGTGGCGCCAGGTGTCCAGGGCCAGGAGATAGTCGCGGTAGGCCTCCTCGGGCGGGGTGTCCGTGCGCCGCTCCCAGTCGTGCAGCACGCCCTCGTGCGCGTCGAGGAACGCCTCGTGCTCCTTGGCGATCGCGGCCAGGTCCCACCAGCGGGCGACCGCCTCGACCGTGGGCGCGAAGCCCAGGTGCTCGCCTCGGAAGAAGTCGACGTATGGGTCGAGCCGCAGCCGCTGGAGGGTGTGCCGGGTCTCCTCGTACAGCCGCGCCGGGGCGATCCACACCCCGGGGGCCGCGGTGCCGAAGCCCAGGCCAGCCAGCCGGGAGCGCAGCACGTGCCGCTTCTGCCGCTCCGACTCCGGCACCGAGAACACGGCGAGCACCCAGCCCTCGTCCTCGGGCGGTGTGGTCGCGTAGATGCGCCGGTCGCCGTCGTCGAGCAACTGCCGTGCCTCGGGCGAGAGTTCGTACCCGGCCGTGCCCTGCTGCGTGCGGGCGGGCCGCAGCAGGCCGCGCCGTTTGAGCCGGGACACCGACGAACGTACGGAGGGCGCGTCCACGCCGACCGCGGCCAGCAGCCGGATCAGCTCGGCGACGGGTACCGGACCGGGTGTGAAGCGGCCGTACGCGCCGTAGAGCGTGACGATGAGGGACCGTGGTGCGTGGTGCTCGGACACGTTGATCATCTTAGGTCTTCGGCATCACGGCCGGTCGCCTTCGGTACGGAGGCGATAGCGCTGGAGCTTGCCGGTCGCCGTGCGTGGCAGCGCGTCGAGGAAGACGATCTCGCGCGGGCACTTGTACGGCGCCAGCTCGGACTTGACGAAGCCGCGCAGCGCGTCGGCGTCCCGCTGCGCGCCCTCCTTCAGCACGGTGTACGCCACGACCACC
Encoded proteins:
- a CDS encoding PaaX family transcriptional regulator, whose protein sequence is MINVSEHHAPRSLIVTLYGAYGRFTPGPVPVAELIRLLAAVGVDAPSVRSSVSRLKRRGLLRPARTQQGTAGYELSPEARQLLDDGDRRIYATTPPEDEGWVLAVFSVPESERQKRHVLRSRLAGLGFGTAAPGVWIAPARLYEETRHTLQRLRLDPYVDFFRGEHLGFAPTVEAVARWWDLAAIAKEHEAFLDAHEGVLHDWERRTDTPPEEAYRDYLLALDTWRHLPYTDPGLPVHLLPANWPGARSAEVFRGLHERLRDAGAAFAGL